In one window of Leptospira sp. GIMC2001 DNA:
- the dnaB gene encoding replicative DNA helicase, which yields MNPSSLHEVETEKALLGSLLMKGTGGKSDLALKPDDFYLDIHKRVYGAIDDLIAMGVDIDPVSVINLLKETSRITDETRDVEYIMSIYRDTIPTHSLEYYIGRIKRLSDRRKYNKALLDSQEILHEAPGDNDAVFSRIEQALMDISRVERSKGLRPVESDRVDLIDYVKILLENKGGIMGLRSHYTELDEVTGGFKPHELIVLAARPGNGKTTFALNIALNVALKEKKTVAIFTTEMSRMEMLLKMVCAEARVDSRLLQSGSIPANQSRTLLNAITNITSAPIYIDDSGNFSIQEISARVRQLKTTENPALVIVDYIQLVNDPKVQGQGRQVEVSSVSRHLKLLTRDAGCPILALSQMSREVEKRSKDQRPVLSDLRESGAIEQDADIVAFIHREEIVKGEETPPEKRGKAELIIAKNRAGALKTFELLFTPKYSRFDNISGEPQIQS from the coding sequence ATGAACCCCAGCTCTCTCCATGAAGTAGAGACGGAGAAAGCACTTCTCGGTTCCCTTCTTATGAAGGGTACCGGGGGTAAATCTGACCTTGCCTTAAAACCTGATGATTTCTATTTAGATATCCACAAAAGAGTCTATGGTGCTATAGACGACCTAATCGCTATGGGGGTTGACATTGATCCAGTATCTGTGATCAACCTTCTCAAAGAAACTTCAAGAATCACTGATGAGACAAGAGATGTTGAATACATCATGTCCATATACCGTGATACGATTCCAACGCATTCATTAGAATATTACATTGGTCGAATTAAGCGACTTTCTGATAGGCGAAAATACAATAAAGCATTACTTGATTCTCAAGAAATTCTTCATGAAGCACCTGGTGATAATGACGCAGTTTTCTCTAGAATTGAACAAGCTCTTATGGATATATCTCGCGTGGAGAGATCTAAGGGTTTGCGTCCAGTAGAGTCCGATAGAGTTGATCTAATTGACTATGTAAAAATCCTTCTCGAAAACAAAGGTGGTATAATGGGTCTTCGGAGCCATTATACTGAGTTAGACGAAGTGACTGGTGGTTTTAAACCTCACGAATTGATTGTTCTTGCTGCACGTCCAGGTAATGGTAAAACAACTTTTGCCCTGAATATTGCTCTAAATGTTGCACTCAAAGAAAAGAAAACTGTTGCCATTTTTACAACCGAGATGAGTCGGATGGAGATGTTACTCAAAATGGTGTGCGCAGAAGCGAGAGTGGATTCAAGACTTTTGCAAAGCGGAAGCATTCCCGCCAATCAATCTAGAACGTTACTCAATGCTATAACGAATATTACATCAGCACCAATCTATATTGATGATTCGGGCAATTTTAGTATTCAAGAAATTTCCGCTCGAGTGAGACAACTCAAGACAACAGAGAATCCTGCATTGGTAATTGTAGACTATATTCAGCTTGTCAACGATCCAAAAGTGCAAGGACAAGGAAGACAAGTTGAAGTTTCTAGCGTATCAAGACATTTGAAACTTCTGACAAGAGATGCCGGTTGTCCTATTCTTGCTCTTTCTCAGATGTCTCGGGAAGTGGAGAAGAGATCCAAGGATCAGAGACCAGTTCTTTCCGACTTACGGGAGTCAGGTGCTATTGAGCAAGATGCTGATATTGTTGCGTTTATTCATAGAGAAGAAATTGTAAAGGGAGAAGAAACTCCTCCAGAAAAGCGAGGTAAGGCTGAGCTTATCATTGCAAAGAACAGAGCGGGCGCTCTCAAAACTTTTGAACTATTATTTACACCAAAATACAGCCGCTTTGATAATATAAGCGGCGAACCACAAATACAATCGTAA
- the ybeY gene encoding rRNA maturation RNase YbeY, with the protein MIQISIESTIHSTVLNSEEIDLKNIEKDIEIILSLLNPSWLIGYEFSLKIVTDNEMKSINRFRRGFDKTTDVLSFPMLDLDSQLPIQIIGEIIISWDKAKRQAQEIGHTIKDEFYRLLVHGILHLYGYDHETNSEDEIIMKSKEDELLLRVLGEGDWL; encoded by the coding sequence TTGATCCAGATTTCTATTGAATCAACTATCCATTCGACGGTTTTAAATTCGGAGGAAATTGATTTAAAAAATATAGAAAAAGATATAGAAATCATATTAAGTTTATTGAATCCGAGCTGGCTTATAGGTTATGAATTTTCACTGAAAATTGTAACTGACAATGAGATGAAAAGTATTAATAGATTTCGTCGTGGTTTCGATAAAACAACAGATGTTTTGAGTTTTCCTATGTTGGACTTGGATAGCCAGCTTCCCATTCAGATAATCGGAGAAATTATTATATCATGGGATAAAGCTAAACGTCAGGCACAAGAAATTGGTCATACTATAAAAGATGAATTCTATAGATTGCTTGTCCATGGAATTTTGCACCTGTATGGTTATGATCATGAGACAAATTCTGAGGATGAAATTATAATGAAGAGCAAGGAAGATGAATTACTCTTGCGCGTATTAGGTGAAGGTGATTGGCTTTAA
- the aspS gene encoding aspartate--tRNA ligase → MKDWVKSNFKNRIQAESLDKSQIGKKVFLSGWAFRFRDQGGVIFIDLRDRSGIVQIVARKESLGEQFAVAEKIRSEYVIAIEGELVARDPEAVNPKMKTGEVEIILTSIEILNISKTPPFSLDEYDASGEEVRLKYRYLDMRTLELRDRLMLRHKFIFALREYLDRSQFLEIETPILNKSTPEGARDFLVPSRLNPGEFYALPQSPQIFKQILMIGGMEKYFQIVKCFRDEDLRADRQPEFTQLDMEYSFVDEEEVFASIQDMMVNVFAKVFGRNIDGKFPRITYKQAMEEYGSDKPDLRFGMKLHDVSSIVQNSDFQVFTAAVESGGIVKAICVPGGASISRKEIEDLTAWLGRDFRSKGLAYMKHGANGLDSAITKRFKPEELDAIAKTVGSKEGDMVFFGADRAKIVHASLGALRLRLSEKYDKPDPNELNFSWVTDFPMFELDDDSKNWIALHHPFTAPKSEDMHLLDELLPGKHPERVIRAKAYDLVLNGNEIGGGSIRIHDEKTQSQVFRILGIGEEEAREKFGFLLDALAFGAPPHGGIAFGIDRIMMILTKAESIRDVIAFPKTQKGTCMMSGCPTPVIKSQLEELKLRTVTI, encoded by the coding sequence TTGAAAGACTGGGTTAAATCAAATTTTAAAAATCGTATTCAAGCAGAAAGCTTAGACAAAAGCCAAATTGGCAAAAAAGTTTTTCTATCAGGTTGGGCATTTCGTTTTCGCGATCAAGGAGGAGTGATATTTATTGACCTTCGAGATCGTTCTGGAATTGTGCAGATCGTTGCAAGAAAAGAATCTCTAGGAGAGCAATTCGCCGTTGCAGAAAAGATTCGTTCAGAGTATGTAATTGCTATCGAAGGGGAATTGGTTGCCCGCGACCCAGAGGCAGTCAATCCAAAGATGAAGACAGGTGAAGTAGAGATAATTCTTACTTCTATTGAAATATTGAATATATCTAAGACTCCTCCATTTTCTTTGGATGAATACGACGCATCTGGAGAAGAAGTTCGATTGAAATACCGTTATCTGGATATGAGAACCCTGGAGTTACGAGATCGATTGATGCTTCGTCATAAATTTATTTTCGCACTTCGGGAGTATCTTGATCGTAGTCAATTTTTAGAAATCGAGACTCCGATTCTGAATAAATCTACACCAGAAGGTGCCAGAGATTTCTTGGTGCCTTCAAGATTGAATCCCGGTGAATTCTACGCACTTCCTCAATCTCCACAGATTTTCAAACAAATACTTATGATTGGTGGAATGGAAAAATATTTCCAAATCGTAAAATGTTTTCGAGACGAAGATCTTAGAGCAGATAGACAACCAGAATTTACTCAGCTTGATATGGAGTATTCATTTGTTGATGAAGAAGAGGTTTTTGCTTCCATTCAAGATATGATGGTGAATGTTTTTGCAAAGGTATTTGGAAGGAATATCGATGGAAAATTTCCTCGCATAACATACAAGCAAGCAATGGAAGAATATGGAAGTGATAAACCAGATTTACGCTTCGGTATGAAGTTGCATGATGTATCATCCATTGTTCAAAATTCCGATTTTCAAGTTTTTACTGCTGCAGTTGAATCTGGTGGAATTGTAAAAGCTATTTGCGTTCCAGGTGGTGCATCTATTTCAAGAAAAGAAATTGAAGATCTGACTGCTTGGTTGGGTAGAGATTTTAGATCGAAAGGTCTTGCATATATGAAGCATGGTGCAAATGGTTTGGATTCTGCCATCACGAAAAGATTTAAACCAGAAGAACTAGATGCAATTGCAAAAACTGTGGGTTCCAAAGAAGGAGATATGGTTTTCTTTGGTGCAGATCGTGCCAAAATTGTTCATGCGAGTTTAGGTGCTTTAAGACTTCGCCTATCAGAAAAATACGATAAGCCAGATCCGAACGAATTGAACTTTTCTTGGGTTACTGATTTTCCTATGTTTGAACTTGATGACGATTCAAAAAACTGGATCGCTCTTCACCATCCGTTTACGGCTCCCAAGTCTGAAGACATGCATTTGCTAGACGAATTGCTTCCAGGCAAACATCCAGAAAGAGTCATACGTGCAAAGGCGTACGATTTGGTTTTGAATGGCAATGAGATTGGAGGAGGTTCAATTCGTATTCATGATGAGAAAACTCAATCTCAAGTTTTTCGAATATTAGGAATAGGTGAAGAAGAAGCTCGAGAAAAATTTGGCTTTTTATTGGATGCTCTTGCTTTTGGTGCGCCTCCGCATGGCGGAATTGCTTTTGGGATTGATCGAATCATGATGATTCTCACGAAAGCGGAATCTATTCGCGATGTGATTGCTTTTCCAAAAACACAGAAGGGAACTTGTATGATGAGTGGATGTCCAACTCCTGTTATCAAAAGTCAATTGGAAGAATTGAAATTGAGAACTGTGACGATATAA
- a CDS encoding HD family phosphohydrolase, translating to MNFKYLENFMANVTESLTRVRPLYFVRNLQFVLIFITLAWVTFILVKPYFGQPKVDTSPDGAYSVGKSAPETVVSSKEIYFDDEEKTQQARAKAEQSVPYHFDKDYSILTNVIDLHISEDVEALKEHAASSSSSNYNSLKAAIPRWRNRTNDELKVLLDYPRKDKLKQSIQQYSNIVFSVSCVLKESHPESQNLEKVGGKIHNEGKKESESFLSGENIFPRSELYRNTNIVNKLNSVASENIKGYSPEVLNVIVKIGLYYIFSYPACTYNSESTENARAKARKSVETVKSKISSNQILVRSGEIITPEIHNRIEITNRYASRANLSSIISTLLIQIIFVFIIASFLIKYNHKRLNDVSSNVVVFSMIWMICIFTFIVSQIYYNVDADFMTTYYFTLFIPLGMVCLLISFIYDEKMALAMGFYLSFFIFFASKTNSTSLLLAISTSVVGALYGVKIRKRIDFLKAALLLTIVQMAVSTSGYLFDSRDYWVSNPSGSFINDFFNSNIFRLYLLCIINGFLSAIAMQFLLPIYEYIFNIPTRFKLVELADTGHPLLQELLTKAPSTYTHTFLVAAMSERAARNLGLDWLLTRVGVYYHDIGKIPNAGFFIENQHLIPKLEHIDKNNPSIAAKVVIDHVLDGIEMAKKARLPREVINFIPEHHGTSTMAFFYHKALANLSIKQRRNISKSDFQYPGPIPQSKETAIVMIADSLEAASRSLDEVNPQALDDLIKKIINSKLAENQLDESGLTLGDLEVIKTSFKEVLLSSLHQRPKYPKPEDTKLLETQQKSKAKSKN from the coding sequence ATGAATTTTAAATATTTAGAAAATTTCATGGCCAATGTCACAGAAAGTCTAACGCGCGTAAGGCCTTTGTATTTTGTTCGAAACCTTCAATTTGTATTGATTTTTATTACTTTGGCTTGGGTCACATTCATACTGGTAAAGCCTTATTTTGGTCAACCAAAAGTGGATACTTCACCAGATGGTGCCTATTCTGTTGGGAAATCGGCACCTGAGACAGTTGTCAGCAGCAAAGAAATTTATTTCGACGATGAGGAGAAAACCCAGCAAGCCCGAGCGAAAGCCGAACAATCTGTACCTTATCATTTTGACAAAGATTATTCAATTCTAACCAATGTAATAGACCTTCATATTAGTGAAGATGTGGAGGCACTCAAGGAGCACGCCGCATCTTCTAGTAGTTCCAATTACAATTCTCTGAAAGCTGCAATTCCTAGGTGGAGGAATCGGACAAATGATGAGCTGAAGGTATTACTTGATTATCCAAGAAAAGACAAATTAAAGCAATCTATTCAGCAATATTCGAATATTGTTTTTAGTGTTTCATGTGTTTTAAAGGAGAGTCATCCAGAATCCCAGAATTTAGAAAAAGTCGGAGGAAAGATTCATAATGAAGGAAAAAAGGAATCTGAATCTTTTCTATCCGGAGAGAATATATTTCCAAGAAGTGAACTCTATAGAAATACGAATATTGTAAATAAATTGAACTCAGTTGCCAGTGAAAATATCAAAGGATATAGCCCAGAAGTTCTAAATGTAATTGTAAAGATTGGACTTTATTATATTTTTTCTTACCCAGCATGTACTTACAATTCAGAATCTACTGAAAATGCAAGAGCTAAGGCTCGAAAATCAGTTGAGACTGTTAAAAGTAAAATTTCTTCTAATCAAATTTTAGTTAGATCGGGAGAGATAATCACACCAGAAATCCACAATCGAATTGAAATTACCAATCGCTATGCCTCTCGGGCGAATCTATCGTCTATAATTTCAACACTTTTGATTCAGATTATTTTCGTTTTTATTATAGCTAGTTTTCTAATTAAATACAATCATAAGAGACTCAATGATGTTTCGAGTAATGTTGTTGTATTTTCCATGATCTGGATGATTTGCATTTTTACTTTTATAGTTTCGCAGATATACTATAATGTTGATGCGGACTTTATGACGACTTATTACTTTACATTGTTTATTCCGCTTGGAATGGTCTGCTTACTTATTAGTTTTATTTATGATGAGAAGATGGCTCTCGCCATGGGTTTCTATTTATCGTTTTTTATTTTCTTTGCATCCAAAACCAATTCAACGAGTCTATTGCTCGCAATATCGACATCAGTCGTCGGAGCACTCTATGGTGTAAAAATACGCAAACGAATAGATTTTCTTAAGGCTGCTTTGCTTCTTACAATAGTACAAATGGCGGTGTCAACAAGCGGTTATCTTTTCGATTCAAGAGACTATTGGGTTTCCAATCCGAGCGGTTCGTTTATTAATGATTTCTTTAATTCTAATATATTTCGCTTATATTTACTTTGTATCATCAATGGATTTCTATCCGCAATTGCGATGCAATTTCTGCTTCCTATTTATGAATATATTTTTAACATTCCAACAAGGTTCAAACTTGTAGAACTTGCCGATACTGGCCATCCGCTTTTGCAGGAATTATTGACTAAGGCTCCATCCACTTACACCCATACTTTTCTTGTCGCTGCTATGTCTGAGCGAGCAGCGAGAAATTTAGGACTGGATTGGCTACTTACTCGAGTCGGTGTTTATTATCATGATATAGGTAAAATTCCAAATGCAGGATTTTTTATAGAGAATCAGCATTTAATTCCTAAACTCGAGCATATTGATAAGAACAATCCTTCTATTGCTGCCAAAGTAGTCATTGATCATGTGTTAGATGGGATAGAAATGGCGAAGAAGGCAAGACTTCCTCGTGAAGTTATAAATTTTATTCCGGAACATCATGGAACAAGTACAATGGCTTTCTTTTATCATAAAGCTCTTGCAAATCTATCGATCAAACAACGAAGAAATATCTCTAAGTCAGATTTCCAATATCCAGGACCAATTCCACAATCCAAAGAAACTGCGATCGTAATGATTGCGGATTCGCTAGAAGCAGCATCACGTTCACTAGACGAAGTCAATCCACAGGCTTTGGATGATCTTATAAAGAAAATCATCAATTCCAAACTTGCTGAGAATCAGCTAGATGAGAGTGGTCTTACTTTGGGTGATCTGGAAGTTATCAAGACTTCTTTTAAAGAGGTATTACTTTCAAGTCTTCATCAACGACCTAAGTATCCAAAACCAGAAGATACAAAATTGTTAGAGACCCAGCAAAAGAGCAAAGCGAAATCTAAAAATTGA
- a CDS encoding PhoH family protein, producing MTTNQNFDFQDKELYQKICGIGDVRLKEVEKQFGIKIIPRGISLIFQGDEDRAGNAFTFFTQVQKEILSRPDSDFMDTIDLDGLIQKMYPPMDMNNNSNNTYTDSEGNHWTPKNKILVTYKNKPIFPRTENQEKFVDSLKNNFISFGLGPAGTGKTFLSIASACRMMQAGEVDRLILTRPAVEAGESLGFLPGDLIQKVNPYLRPIYDALHECIGFEKTTELISVGKIEIAPIAFMRGRTLSNSFIILDEAQNCTLPQLKMFLTRFGKNSRMSISGDITQIDLEYGRSGLERTTQILKGAKGIEFIFFNENDITRHPIVTTIVKRFEGKGL from the coding sequence ATTACAACCAATCAGAATTTTGACTTTCAAGATAAAGAGCTATATCAGAAGATCTGTGGTATCGGTGATGTCCGTCTCAAGGAAGTGGAAAAGCAGTTTGGAATCAAAATCATACCTCGCGGTATAAGTTTGATTTTTCAAGGTGATGAAGATCGAGCAGGGAATGCGTTTACCTTTTTTACACAAGTTCAGAAAGAAATACTGTCGAGACCTGATAGTGATTTCATGGACACAATTGATCTCGATGGTTTAATCCAGAAAATGTATCCTCCTATGGATATGAATAATAACTCTAACAATACTTATACGGATTCAGAGGGGAATCATTGGACTCCCAAGAATAAAATATTAGTAACTTATAAGAATAAGCCAATTTTTCCTAGAACAGAAAACCAAGAAAAATTTGTTGATTCACTCAAGAATAATTTTATCAGTTTTGGGCTTGGACCTGCAGGAACAGGAAAGACATTTCTTTCTATAGCCTCTGCATGTCGGATGATGCAAGCAGGAGAAGTGGATCGGTTAATACTGACTAGACCTGCAGTTGAAGCAGGTGAGAGTCTTGGATTCTTGCCTGGTGACCTTATACAAAAAGTGAATCCGTATCTTCGTCCCATCTATGATGCGTTACATGAATGCATCGGTTTTGAAAAGACAACGGAATTGATTTCTGTTGGAAAAATTGAGATTGCACCTATTGCTTTTATGCGAGGGCGAACTCTGTCCAATTCATTTATTATATTGGATGAAGCACAGAACTGTACTCTACCTCAATTGAAAATGTTTCTTACTAGATTTGGAAAAAATTCTCGTATGAGTATATCTGGAGATATCACGCAGATTGATTTGGAGTATGGAAGATCTGGGCTCGAGAGAACAACTCAGATTTTAAAGGGTGCAAAAGGAATAGAATTTATATTTTTCAACGAGAATGACATCACAAGGCATCCAATCGTTACAACTATTGTTAAAAGATTTGAAGGAAAAGGTCTATGA
- the rpsR gene encoding 30S ribosomal protein S18, whose translation MDDDDKGGYKGKDPDSKFGRKNPKYKKKVCKFCADKDMEAGLDYKRVDILERFITNRGKIIPRRITGTCAKHQRVLAREIRKARSISLLPFKVL comes from the coding sequence ATGGACGATGACGATAAGGGCGGATACAAAGGTAAAGACCCAGATTCGAAATTTGGTAGAAAGAACCCTAAGTATAAGAAAAAAGTCTGCAAATTCTGTGCTGATAAAGACATGGAAGCAGGTCTTGACTACAAACGAGTTGATATTCTAGAAAGATTTATCACTAACCGTGGTAAGATTATTCCAAGAAGAATTACAGGAACCTGTGCTAAGCACCAAAGAGTTCTTGCAAGAGAAATTAGAAAAGCAAGAAGCATCAGTCTTCTTCCGTTCAAGGTTCTGTAA
- the rplI gene encoding 50S ribosomal protein L9, whose amino-acid sequence MKVILQKDVSNLGDAGELKEVADGYARNFLFPKKLAIRASDGSAKMALHQKRLADLKKDKRQKDMKGLATSLDGQAIEIKVKQGENEKIFGSVTALDISQALSAKGFSVDKRKIDLDQPIKATGEFKIRLKLSEGVQANINLTVVGEA is encoded by the coding sequence ATGAAAGTAATACTACAAAAAGATGTAAGCAATCTAGGTGATGCAGGCGAACTCAAAGAAGTAGCTGATGGATATGCTAGAAATTTCTTATTTCCTAAGAAGTTAGCGATTCGTGCAAGTGATGGAAGTGCCAAAATGGCTCTTCACCAGAAAAGACTTGCTGATCTCAAGAAAGATAAAAGACAAAAAGATATGAAAGGTCTTGCAACTTCTTTGGACGGTCAAGCGATCGAGATCAAAGTGAAACAAGGTGAGAACGAGAAAATTTTTGGATCTGTTACAGCTCTAGATATTTCACAAGCTCTATCAGCTAAAGGATTCTCTGTTGACAAACGAAAAATCGACCTAGACCAACCAATCAAAGCGACTGGTGAATTCAAGATTCGATTGAAATTGTCTGAAGGTGTTCAAGCTAATATCAATCTAACTGTAGTCGGGGAAGCCTGA
- a CDS encoding CapA family protein, translating to MKQRIVFIIFASFFLVYSYFTTTGEIAAIEPREQKEIVSKKIDPNEIIIRTKRGVRLNFPKTTKLLFAGDTMFNWGVKETIDRDGYELPFEEWKQIFRRADLRFLNLETPILKDTNVGTKDKSFVFYGAKEDVNLLKFLDLNAVFLGNNHSMDFERDGLSDTLKLLNDSNIVSLGAGFTEAQAFEPKLFTAKGNDFLLYSVSEVGDRHLFARGNSPGIAYFYEAKIASEVRRNRARLRNINPILSLHWGWEYNPEPTIGQRRSAQKMIDAGFGAVVGHHPHIPQGIEIYKGKPIIYSLGNFIFGSKNNYLNHNIVVILHYLKNKLVALELIPSFGKFQNRGHDFYPLDPIDAEEFLEEYAILCEKLGTKIQIQGGRGYIFLDKTIMSKL from the coding sequence TTGAAACAACGTATTGTTTTTATAATATTCGCAAGTTTTTTTCTAGTTTATTCTTATTTTACAACCACAGGCGAGATTGCTGCAATTGAGCCGAGGGAACAGAAAGAAATTGTTTCCAAAAAAATTGATCCAAATGAGATCATCATTCGAACGAAGCGAGGTGTTCGTCTCAATTTCCCGAAGACAACAAAACTGCTGTTTGCTGGGGATACGATGTTCAATTGGGGAGTCAAAGAAACCATTGATCGAGATGGGTATGAATTGCCATTTGAAGAATGGAAACAGATTTTTCGACGTGCTGATTTGCGTTTTTTGAATTTAGAAACTCCGATCTTAAAAGATACAAATGTTGGAACCAAAGATAAATCTTTTGTTTTCTATGGAGCTAAGGAAGATGTGAATTTACTCAAGTTCCTCGATTTGAATGCAGTATTCTTGGGTAATAATCACTCGATGGATTTTGAACGAGATGGCCTTAGCGATACTTTAAAGTTGCTCAATGACTCAAACATTGTATCGTTAGGTGCTGGATTTACAGAAGCGCAAGCATTTGAACCAAAACTTTTTACAGCAAAAGGAAATGACTTTCTGCTTTATAGTGTAAGTGAGGTGGGAGATCGACACCTATTTGCAAGGGGGAATTCTCCAGGCATAGCATATTTCTATGAAGCAAAAATTGCATCTGAAGTTAGGAGAAATCGCGCTAGACTACGGAATATCAATCCAATATTGTCACTACACTGGGGCTGGGAATACAATCCGGAGCCTACGATTGGCCAGAGACGCTCTGCTCAGAAAATGATTGATGCAGGTTTTGGTGCCGTTGTTGGACACCACCCACATATTCCGCAAGGGATAGAAATCTATAAAGGTAAGCCGATTATCTATTCACTTGGGAATTTTATTTTTGGAAGCAAAAATAATTATCTAAACCACAATATCGTTGTTATATTGCATTATTTGAAAAATAAATTGGTAGCCTTAGAACTCATTCCATCCTTTGGAAAATTCCAGAATAGAGGACATGACTTCTATCCTTTAGATCCAATTGATGCGGAAGAGTTTCTAGAAGAGTATGCGATTCTATGTGAGAAGCTTGGAACAAAAATCCAGATTCAGGGTGGTCGTGGTTATATTTTTCTAGATAAGACAATTATGAGTAAACTATAA
- a CDS encoding single-stranded DNA-binding protein, translating into MANDLNKVILIGRLTRDPEYKNINGTPLVNFSIANNRSYSVAGNRKEETHYFDCEAWGKLADIIRQYATKGKQVLVEGRLKLDSWDSPEGKKMSRIKIFTENLQLLGGSAGAGSNQSNAGSGGDSGYGSGSSDSSTDYDSYDQSATEDDMPF; encoded by the coding sequence ATGGCTAATGATCTCAATAAGGTAATACTTATTGGAAGACTTACAAGGGATCCTGAATATAAGAATATAAATGGGACTCCTCTTGTGAACTTTTCAATTGCGAATAACAGATCTTATTCGGTCGCAGGCAATCGTAAGGAAGAAACTCATTATTTCGACTGCGAAGCTTGGGGCAAATTAGCGGACATTATTCGACAGTATGCAACCAAAGGTAAGCAAGTTCTTGTAGAAGGAAGACTTAAGTTAGATTCCTGGGACTCACCTGAAGGCAAGAAAATGAGTAGGATTAAGATTTTTACTGAGAATCTCCAATTATTGGGCGGGTCAGCTGGAGCTGGTTCCAACCAATCAAATGCAGGTTCTGGTGGAGACTCCGGATATGGAAGTGGCAGTTCAGATTCTTCAACTGATTATGATTCATATGATCAATCAGCTACCGAAGACGACATGCCTTTTTAA
- the recO gene encoding DNA repair protein RecO — protein MALKKDKGLVIAVQNIGEKDRILSVLGESEPRQKYFLRGIRNSKTRPMLAAEIGSYIELNYYDREGKDWKDVKEVFLVERFDEIKSSVLGLYFISYLCEMVSFLLLEGENHAKEAKLLFMAFSEVEKNGFHFGILPFLKVRILGYLGLLPEEFQCCDCGEDLWSKKSADYIDSSFEMFCGDCRSLQSNRIDVIRFFRDCNRIRFSELFKEPIPYSLLKELDISLNHFLDQYLGRTLKTSAEFYKLLNDELRN, from the coding sequence TTGGCTTTAAAAAAAGACAAAGGTCTAGTGATTGCAGTTCAGAATATTGGAGAAAAAGATCGCATTCTCTCAGTACTCGGTGAATCTGAGCCCAGACAAAAATACTTTCTTCGAGGAATTAGAAATTCTAAGACACGGCCGATGCTTGCTGCAGAAATTGGCTCCTATATTGAGCTAAATTATTATGATCGGGAGGGAAAGGATTGGAAAGATGTTAAAGAAGTATTTTTAGTCGAACGATTTGATGAGATTAAATCTTCAGTGCTTGGTCTATATTTTATTTCCTATTTATGCGAGATGGTTTCGTTTCTTTTGCTCGAGGGAGAGAATCATGCAAAGGAAGCAAAATTATTGTTTATGGCTTTTTCGGAAGTGGAAAAAAATGGTTTCCATTTCGGAATTCTCCCTTTCCTTAAAGTGAGAATTCTAGGGTATTTAGGACTCTTACCAGAGGAGTTTCAATGTTGTGATTGCGGAGAAGACCTATGGAGTAAAAAATCTGCTGATTACATTGATAGCAGTTTTGAAATGTTTTGTGGAGATTGTAGAAGTTTACAAAGCAATCGTATCGATGTGATTCGATTCTTTCGAGATTGCAATAGAATTCGATTTAGTGAATTATTTAAAGAGCCTATTCCTTATTCGTTACTAAAAGAACTCGACATAAGTTTGAATCATTTTTTAGATCAATATTTAGGAAGAACATTGAAGACTTCTGCAGAATTTTATAAATTATTGAATGATGAACTACGGAATTAA
- the rpsF gene encoding 30S ribosomal protein S6 has product MRNYEITTVYRTNAVEETKNSFKEILAKYSVNITTEEEWGNKKLWHPVDGQDHGYYTLFKCTAEPASIEKIENEAKLNQNILKSLVIRQNG; this is encoded by the coding sequence ATGAGAAACTACGAAATTACAACAGTGTACAGAACGAACGCTGTTGAAGAAACCAAAAATTCCTTCAAAGAGATATTGGCCAAGTATTCAGTGAACATTACGACTGAAGAAGAATGGGGCAATAAGAAACTATGGCATCCAGTTGATGGACAAGATCATGGTTATTACACTCTTTTCAAATGCACGGCAGAACCTGCTTCTATTGAGAAGATAGAAAACGAAGCCAAGCTCAATCAAAATATCCTAAAATCGCTGGTCATTCGTCAAAATGGCTAA